A stretch of Oncorhynchus mykiss isolate Arlee chromosome 12, USDA_OmykA_1.1, whole genome shotgun sequence DNA encodes these proteins:
- the LOC110537676 gene encoding adapter molecule crk: MAGNFDAEDRASWYWGRLSRQEAVSLLQGQRHGVFLVRDSITSPGDYVLSVSENSKVSHYIINSISNNRQSGSGLAPPRFRIGDQEFDALPALLEFYKIHYLDTTTLIEPISKAKHAGFVSCAAAASGGALQEAEFVRALFDFPGNDEEDLPFRKGDVLRVLEKPEEQWWNAANQEGRVGMIPVPYVEKYRPASPNSVVAPAAGRPGGAGGVGGVPAGVGASTTDGAAPQLPPPLGEPGQYAQPVGNTPLPNLQNGPVYARAIQKRVPNAYDKTALALEVGDMVKVTKINVNGQWEGECKGKHGHFPFTHVRLLDHQHPEDES, from the exons ATGGCCGGGAATTTTGATGCCGAGGACCGTGCTAGCTGGTACTGGGGAAGGTTGAGCCGACAGGAGGCGGTTTCTCTCTTGCAGGGTCAGAGACATGGCGTGTTCCTAGTCAGGGACTCGATTACCAGTCCTGGGGACTACGTGCTATCCGTCTCAGAAAACTCAAAAGTCTCACATTATATAATTAACAGCATCAGTAACAACCGGCAATCTGGATCAG GTCTGGCCCCCCCACGGTTCCGCATCGGGGATCAGGAGTTTGACGCCCTACCCGCCCTGCTGGAGTTCTACAAGATCCACTACCTGGACACCACCACTCTGATCGAGCCCATCAGCAAGGCCAAGCATGCAGGCTTCGTGAGCTGTGCCGCCGCTGCATCAGGCGGCGCCCTACAGGAGGCAGAGTTTGTTCGCGCCCTCTTCGACTTCCCTGGCAACGACGAGGAGGACCTGCCCTTCCGCAAGGGCGACGTGCTGCGCGTGCTGGAGAAGCCTGAGGAGCAGTGGTGGAACGCGGCCAACCAAGAGGGCCGTGTCGGCATGATTCCCGTGCCCTACGTGGAGAAGTACCGGCCTGCCTCGCCCAACTCCGTGGTTGCTCCGGCGGCAGGGAGGCCTGGCGGGGCAGGAGGAGTAGGCGGAGTACCGGCAGGTGTTGGAGCCAGCACTACCGACGGAGCAGCTCCCCAGCTGCCCCCGCCTCTGGGGGAGCCGGGCCAGTATGCCCAGCCTGTGGGCAATACACCCCTGCCCAACCTGCAGAATGGGCCTGTCTACGCCCGTGCCATTCAGAAGAGAGTGCCCAACGCCTACGACAAGACGGCGCTCGCCTTGGAG gTCGGAGACATGGTAAAAGTGACCAAGATCAACGTGAACGGCCAGTGGGAGGGCGAGTGCAAGGGCAAGCATGGCCACTTTCCCTTCACGCACGTCCGGCTTCTGGACCACCAACACCCTGAGGATGAGAGCTGA